In the Panthera uncia isolate 11264 chromosome D2, Puncia_PCG_1.0, whole genome shotgun sequence genome, one interval contains:
- the PRLHR gene encoding prolactin-releasing peptide receptor, translated as MASLPTQGPPVPDLVSGLPPAASTPANQSTEASADNGSVTGPGAQAVTPFQSLQLVHQLKGLIVLLYSIVVVVGLVGNCLLVLVIARVRRLHNVTNFLIGNLALSDVLMCTACVPLTLAYAFEPRGWVFGGGLCHLVFFLQPVTVYVSVFTLTTIAVDRYVVLVHPLRRRISLRLSAYAVLAIWALSAVLALPAAMHTYHVELKPHRVRLCEEFWGSQERQRQLYAWGLLLVTYLLPLLVILLSYVRVSVKLRNRVVPGCVTQSQADWDRARRRRTFCLLVVVVVVFAVCWLPLHVFNLLRDLDPQAIDPYAFGLVQLLCHWLAMSSACYNPFIYAWLHDSFREELRKLLLAWPRKIVPHGQSMTVSVVI; from the coding sequence ATGGCCTCACTGCCGACTCAGGGTCCCCCGGTCCCTGACTTAGTTTCTGGGTTGCCACCGGCGGCCTCAACTCCTGCCAACCAGAGCACAGAGGCCTCGGCGGACAATGGGTCGGTGACTGGCCCAGGCGCTCAGGCTGTCACGCCTTTCCAAAGCCTGCAGCTGGTGCATCAGCTGAAAGGGCTGATCGTGCTGCTCTACAGCATCGTGGTGGTCGTGGGGCTGGTGGGCAACTGCCTGCTGGTGTTGGTGATCGCGCGGGTGCGTCGGCTGCACAACGTGACCAACTTCCTCATCGGCAACCTGGCCTTGTCCGACGTGCTCATGTGCACCGCCTGCGTGCCGCTCACGCTGGCCTACGCTTTCGAGCCACGCGGCTGGGTGTTCGGCGGCGGCCTGTGCCACCTTGTCTTCTTCCTGCAGCCCGTCACCGTCTACGTGTCGGTGTTCACTCTCACCACCATCGCGGTGGACCGCTACGTCGTGCTGGTGCACCCGCTGCGCAGGCGCATCTCGCTGCGCCTCAGCGCCTATGCGGTGCTGGCCATCTGGGCGCTGTCCGCGGTGCTGGCGCTGCCGGCCGCCATGCACACGTACCACGTCGAGCTCAAGCCGCACCGTGTGCGCCTCTGCGAGGAATTCTGGGGGTCTCAGGAGCGCCAGCGCCAGCTCTATGCTTGGGGGCTGCTTCTCGTCACCTACCTGCTCCCCCTGCTGGTCATCCTCCTGTCTTACGTCCGGGTGTCGGTGAAGCTACGGAACCGCGTGGTTCCAGGCTGCGTGACCCAGAGCCAGGCCGACTGGGACCGTGCGCGCCGCCGCCGCACCTTCTGTCTGCTGGTGGTGGTCGTGGTGGTGTTCGCCGTGTGCTGGCTGCCGCTGCACGTCTTCAACCTGCTGCGGGACCTCGACCCGCAAGCCATCGACCCTTACGCCTTTGGGTTAGTGCAGCTGCTCTGCCACTGGCTCGCCATGAGCTCGGCTTGCTACAACCCCTTCATTTACGCCTGGCTGCACGACAGCTTCCGTGAGGAGCTGCGCAAGCTCTTGCTTGCCTGGCCCCGCAAGATCGTGCCCCACGGCCAGAGCATGACAGTCAGCGTGGTCATCTGA